In a single window of the Bacillus mycoides genome:
- a CDS encoding GNAT family N-acetyltransferase, with product MQIVKQWVQEDSDYIREKVIEYNQKQLSNEEKTPSEKISFIVKNEKEEIVGGITAITFWHHVYVDFLWVSEEYRHEGYGSNLMNLIEEFAIKKECRLIQLDTFSFQAPNFYKKHGYKVIGVSEDYPKGHNHYYLEKRL from the coding sequence ATGCAAATAGTAAAGCAATGGGTACAAGAAGATAGTGATTACATAAGAGAAAAAGTAATTGAATATAACCAAAAACAACTTTCAAATGAAGAAAAAACACCTTCAGAAAAGATTAGTTTTATAGTGAAGAATGAAAAAGAAGAAATAGTAGGAGGGATAACGGCAATCACATTTTGGCACCATGTATATGTTGACTTCCTATGGGTTTCTGAAGAATACAGGCATGAAGGTTATGGAAGCAATTTAATGAATCTTATTGAAGAATTTGCAATAAAAAAAGAATGTAGGCTAATCCAATTAGATACTTTTAGTTTCCAAGCCCCTAATTTTTATAAGAAGCATGGATATAAAGTGATAGGGGTAAGTGAAGATTATCCTAAAGGGCATAATCATTACTATTTAGAAAAAAGGTTATAA
- a CDS encoding NUDIX hydrolase produces MKKVNVTYALLYDETHEKLLMVKNKGENGSYYTLPGGAVKFGETLEEAAIREVKEETGLDISVKGVCSISEAFFEERGHHAIFFNFLGEITGGEICISRPKEIEEITWMELDSAEPYLRIPEHLKSLLQKKETVPYIFNGTIIHQSS; encoded by the coding sequence ATGAAAAAAGTAAATGTTACATACGCACTTCTATATGATGAAACTCATGAAAAGCTATTAATGGTTAAAAACAAAGGGGAAAATGGTTCTTATTACACTTTACCAGGTGGAGCAGTTAAATTCGGGGAAACGTTAGAAGAGGCAGCAATTCGTGAAGTGAAAGAAGAAACAGGGCTAGACATATCCGTAAAAGGGGTTTGTTCCATTAGTGAAGCCTTTTTTGAGGAGAGAGGACATCATGCAATCTTCTTTAATTTTTTAGGAGAAATAACCGGAGGGGAAATCTGTATATCACGGCCAAAAGAGATTGAGGAGATTACCTGGATGGAATTAGATTCAGCAGAACCTTATTTACGTATACCAGAACACTTAAAAAGCCTTTTACAAAAGAAAGAAACAGTTCCTTATATTTTTAATGGAACTATTATTCATCAATCTTCATAA
- the dnaN gene encoding DNA polymerase III subunit beta, producing the protein MEFIVNHKQFTQALSEVSKAISTKTLIPILSGIKITADQSGITLIASNSNIFIEKFIPISIEDEQITTILKAGSIVVPAKYFIEIIKKMPSEILIKSMNEQLITIQSDEITLNLNGLSANEFPNVPFLDSHTEIQVETEQLIEVFKQTVFATAKNESRPVLTGVHFVIDHNKLICAATDSHRLALREIPISSHAKLNCIVPSSTISELLKLMSSNSNLVYIYLSESHIIFKFGTITLYSRLIEGKYPNISGLIPNESQTIINIDRKKILQGVDRSSLLASEWANNNVNLEIIDECTIQISSNASQIGKISETQQIDAIHGEKQLNISFDGRYMVDTLKAIKEDRVTLSFGGSMRPILIEAGEQSAAVYLISPVRTY; encoded by the coding sequence ATGGAGTTTATCGTTAATCACAAACAATTTACACAAGCTCTTTCAGAAGTAAGTAAAGCTATCTCAACAAAAACTTTAATTCCTATATTATCCGGAATAAAGATAACAGCAGATCAATCTGGAATTACTTTAATCGCAAGTAATTCGAATATTTTCATTGAAAAATTTATACCTATTTCAATTGAAGACGAACAAATTACAACTATTTTAAAAGCAGGAAGTATTGTTGTACCAGCAAAGTATTTCATTGAAATTATTAAGAAAATGCCAAGTGAGATTTTAATAAAAAGTATGAATGAGCAGTTGATTACAATTCAATCAGATGAAATTACTTTAAACTTAAATGGACTCTCGGCAAATGAATTTCCTAATGTACCATTTTTAGACTCACATACAGAAATACAAGTAGAAACGGAACAGCTGATTGAGGTATTCAAACAAACTGTCTTTGCAACTGCTAAAAATGAATCTAGACCAGTTCTTACTGGCGTACATTTCGTTATTGATCATAACAAATTAATTTGTGCTGCTACTGATTCGCACAGACTGGCTTTACGTGAAATACCCATTTCTTCACATGCGAAATTAAATTGCATTGTACCAAGTTCCACTATTAGTGAACTACTAAAATTAATGAGCAGTAATTCAAATTTAGTATACATATATCTTTCAGAGAGTCACATTATTTTTAAATTCGGTACAATTACGTTGTATTCAAGGCTTATTGAAGGGAAATATCCTAATATATCCGGCCTAATTCCAAATGAATCCCAAACGATTATTAATATAGATAGAAAAAAGATTTTACAAGGTGTAGATCGGTCAAGTTTATTGGCTAGTGAATGGGCAAACAACAACGTTAACTTAGAAATCATCGACGAATGCACAATACAAATTTCTTCCAACGCTTCTCAAATTGGTAAAATATCCGAGACACAACAAATAGATGCGATTCACGGTGAAAAGCAATTAAATATATCTTTCGACGGACGATATATGGTCGATACTTTAAAAGCAATAAAAGAAGATAGAGTTACTTTAAGTTTTGGCGGTTCCATGAGACCGATATTAATTGAAGCAGGTGAACAATCTGCAGCAGTATATTTAATATCGCCTGTTAGAACTTATTGA
- a CDS encoding NUDIX hydrolase — protein MYKHTLCFIKRNEEILMLNREYDPVKGLWNGVGGKIEKGETPLENAIREIKEETNIDVEQNQIQFKGIIKWEDSSYSGGMYVYLVKLLNEFTYHTPKKVSEGILDWKEVSWILSDYNYGVGEMIPKFLTEVLYNELILEHSCVLSNHKLVEYKNKELAKQTSPIDSIHKLV, from the coding sequence ATGTACAAGCACACTTTATGTTTTATAAAAAGAAATGAAGAAATACTTATGCTAAATAGAGAATATGATCCTGTAAAAGGATTATGGAATGGTGTAGGAGGGAAGATAGAAAAAGGAGAAACACCGTTAGAAAATGCAATTCGTGAAATAAAAGAAGAAACAAATATAGATGTTGAACAAAATCAAATTCAATTTAAAGGCATTATTAAATGGGAGGATTCCTCATATTCTGGTGGCATGTATGTCTATTTAGTAAAGCTACTTAATGAATTTACATATCACACTCCAAAAAAAGTCTCAGAAGGAATTCTAGATTGGAAAGAGGTATCTTGGATTCTAAGTGACTATAATTACGGCGTAGGAGAGATGATACCTAAATTTTTAACTGAAGTACTTTATAATGAATTAATATTAGAGCACTCTTGCGTTTTATCAAATCATAAATTAGTAGAGTATAAGAATAAAGAATTAGCTAAGCAGACCAGCCCAATAGATTCAATACATAAATTAGTGTAA
- a CDS encoding MBL fold metallo-hydrolase, producing the protein MKKKYMNQIPTDVSFNPKDIIGLMTDYFKMKTKLRPVKNLPIVLSNKNNESLESVTWFGHSASLLKIEGKKLLLDPMFGDASSPFPVFNSKRYSGAFSLEHDELQEIDAIIISHNHYDHLNYKSIMRLKDYAKHFYVPIGVARYLIKWGVSPNKISEHNWWDEITFDNIKLVCAPARHFSGRSMTDKDRSLWCSWLILGQETKVFFSGDSGYAPHFKEIGEKYGPFDLTLMECGQYDTRWSAIHMLPEETVQAHIDVKGELLVPIHWGAFTLALHEWSDPIERVTKEANRLGVNIATPQIGEAITLQSKDYPTAAWWREV; encoded by the coding sequence ATGAAAAAGAAATATATGAATCAAATTCCGACTGATGTAAGTTTTAATCCGAAAGATATTATCGGTTTAATGACTGATTACTTTAAAATGAAAACAAAGCTACGTCCTGTAAAGAATTTACCTATTGTTTTATCGAATAAAAATAATGAATCTTTAGAGAGTGTGACATGGTTTGGGCACTCTGCTTCTCTTTTGAAAATAGAAGGTAAAAAATTGTTATTAGACCCTATGTTTGGAGATGCCTCTTCCCCATTTCCTGTGTTTAATAGTAAGCGGTATAGTGGTGCTTTTTCTTTAGAACATGATGAACTTCAAGAAATTGATGCGATTATCATTTCTCATAATCACTATGATCATTTAAATTACAAAAGTATTATGCGGTTAAAAGATTATGCGAAGCATTTTTATGTCCCGATTGGAGTTGCGCGTTATCTTATTAAATGGGGTGTTTCACCTAATAAAATTAGTGAACATAATTGGTGGGATGAAATTACGTTTGATAATATTAAGTTAGTTTGCGCTCCTGCAAGGCATTTCTCTGGACGAAGTATGACAGATAAAGATCGTTCTTTATGGTGTTCATGGCTTATTCTTGGTCAAGAAACTAAAGTCTTCTTTAGCGGTGATAGCGGTTATGCGCCTCACTTTAAGGAAATTGGTGAGAAATATGGTCCATTCGATCTTACTTTAATGGAATGCGGGCAGTACGATACGAGATGGTCTGCTATTCATATGTTGCCAGAAGAAACAGTACAAGCTCATATTGACGTTAAAGGAGAATTGCTTGTTCCTATTCATTGGGGTGCTTTTACGTTAGCATTACATGAATGGAGTGATCCAATTGAACGTGTTACGAAAGAAGCAAATCGTTTAGGGGTTAATATTGCAACGCCACAAATCGGTGAAGCTATTACGTTACAATCTAAAGATTATCCTACGGCTGCTTGGTGGCGAGAAGTGTAA
- a CDS encoding RidA family protein, translating to MQKKFINPETMPATFGYSHIVEVSNATRTIYISGQVAINVDGHIVGHGDLGTQTRQVFENIKVALEASELNFNDVVKLTFFLTDISQMAIVRGVRDQYIDTKNPPASSAVEVRKLINDNLLIEIEAIAVAN from the coding sequence TTGCAAAAGAAATTTATCAACCCGGAAACTATGCCAGCAACTTTTGGATACTCACATATTGTTGAGGTTAGTAACGCTACACGGACAATTTACATATCAGGACAAGTAGCGATTAATGTTGATGGTCATATAGTTGGGCATGGAGATTTAGGTACACAAACGCGCCAAGTATTTGAAAATATTAAAGTAGCATTAGAAGCTTCAGAATTAAATTTTAATGATGTAGTAAAATTAACATTTTTCTTAACAGATATTTCTCAAATGGCCATTGTTAGAGGTGTTCGAGATCAATACATTGATACTAAGAATCCACCAGCAAGTTCAGCTGTAGAAGTTAGAAAGTTAATTAACGATAACTTATTAATTGAAATCGAAGCAATTGCTGTAGCAAACTAA
- a CDS encoding YwqG family protein has translation MKNTYQLQIPKELEQYRSILEESVKPYIKASGILAETTLFESKFGGYPYLPIDQEHPKDSNGQPMMLLAQLNFEEMPHVEYMPQKGMLQFFVSAEDELYGADFDHPTIQKDFRIIYHSTIIEDLNKVITDFSYLNTSELEDFIIPEAAKLKFELGYQPVTSRDYRFEKMFSEEIDWEEIVDEENNTELGELYDDLCKDQGHKIGGYPFFTQTDPREWEEKYQQHDILLLQIDTDDSLNIMWGDSGVANFFIKKDDLLNLDFSNVIYNWDCY, from the coding sequence ATGAAGAATACGTATCAACTTCAAATTCCGAAAGAACTAGAGCAGTATCGTAGTATTTTAGAAGAAAGTGTGAAACCTTATATTAAAGCGTCTGGAATATTAGCAGAGACAACGCTTTTTGAGAGTAAATTTGGTGGTTATCCGTATTTACCTATAGATCAAGAGCATCCTAAAGATTCAAATGGACAACCTATGATGTTACTTGCGCAGCTAAACTTTGAAGAAATGCCGCATGTTGAATATATGCCTCAAAAGGGTATGCTACAGTTTTTCGTAAGTGCTGAAGATGAGCTTTACGGAGCAGATTTTGATCATCCAACAATCCAAAAAGACTTTCGAATTATTTATCATTCTACAATTATAGAAGATTTAAATAAGGTTATTACTGATTTTAGTTATTTAAACACTTCAGAATTAGAGGACTTTATCATACCTGAAGCAGCCAAATTAAAGTTTGAATTGGGTTATCAGCCCGTAACATCAAGGGATTATCGATTTGAAAAGATGTTTAGTGAGGAAATTGATTGGGAAGAAATTGTTGATGAAGAAAATAATACAGAATTAGGCGAACTGTATGATGATTTATGTAAAGATCAAGGGCATAAAATTGGTGGTTATCCATTTTTCACACAGACAGATCCAAGGGAATGGGAAGAAAAATACCAGCAACATGATATATTATTGCTGCAAATCGATACAGATGATTCATTAAATATTATGTGGGGAGATTCTGGTGTTGCTAATTTCTTTATAAAGAAAGACGATTTATTAAATCTAGATTTTTCCAATGTTATTTACAATTGGGATTGTTACTAA
- a CDS encoding DUF1992 domain-containing protein yields MNQDELDKKLKKQEILVKDEKVWSFTYEDHISSIVKQAEKTGAFNDLPGKGKPLNLDKNLSYNPDKQLYRTLKNNHVLPRWIELSKEIDHLKENLKELTDNVEAAMLITTINKKVSEHNLLCPPSAQKMRVKTDI; encoded by the coding sequence ATGAATCAAGATGAGCTAGATAAAAAACTTAAAAAACAAGAAATTTTAGTTAAAGATGAAAAAGTTTGGTCGTTCACGTATGAGGATCATATTAGCTCTATCGTTAAACAGGCAGAAAAGACAGGAGCGTTTAATGATTTACCTGGGAAAGGGAAACCTCTTAATCTTGATAAAAATCTTTCGTATAATCCTGACAAGCAACTTTATAGAACTTTGAAAAATAATCATGTTTTGCCTAGGTGGATTGAACTTTCAAAGGAAATAGATCATCTAAAAGAAAATTTAAAAGAACTAACGGATAATGTAGAAGCAGCTATGTTAATTACAACTATTAATAAAAAGGTCTCAGAACATAATTTACTTTGTCCGCCAAGTGCGCAAAAAATGAGGGTTAAAACGGATATTTAA